One genomic segment of Sminthopsis crassicaudata isolate SCR6 chromosome 2, ASM4859323v1, whole genome shotgun sequence includes these proteins:
- the TMEM231 gene encoding transmembrane protein 231 isoform X2 codes for MALYQLFSHPTERSYRAGLCSKAALFLVLVTALTYIPPLLVAFRSHGFWLKRSTYEEQPTVHFQHEVLLVAFLSSLSGEYLTWSTFPTFNHLHGDNVRVSMMMAREEDKNQDGKMDMLHFRLELPLKPTEHVLGVQLILTFSYQLTRMSRFVMQSMAFVQSSFPVPGAQLHVNGDLKLQQKQPLKYRGVDTRYNVSVINGTSIFASDYNLKSIAAAYYERNVTTILTDSNPIWLVGRAAEAPFIINVIIRYPMELVPIIQVSGRQSSLPGFSMSVFC; via the exons ATGGCCCTCTACCAGCTGTTCTCGCACCCGACGGAGCGCAGCTACCGCGCGGGGCTCTGCTCCAAGGCCGCCTTGTTCCTGGTGCTGGTCACCGCCCTCACCTACATCCCGCCGCTGCTCGTGGCCTTCCGGAGTCACG GTTTTTGGTTGAAGCGCAGTACCTATGAAGAGCAACCAACTGTCCACTTCCAACATGAGGTGCTGCTTGTGGCGTTCTTGAGCTCCTTGTCTGGAGAATACCTAACCTGGAGCACATTTCCCACTTTTAATCACCTGCATGGAGATAATGTTCGGGTGTCAATGATGATG GCCAGAGAAGAAGACAAGAACCAAGACGGGAAAATGGACATGCTACATTTCAGATTAGAGCTTCCTCTGAAGCCTACTGAACATGTCCTGGGAGTCCAGCTTATTTTGACGTTTTCTTACCAGCTGACT AGGATGTCAAGATTTGTGATGCAGAGCATGGCCTTTGTCCAGTCATCCTTCCCTGTCCCAGGTGCCCAACTGCATGTGAATGGAGACCTGAAGCTGCAACAGAAGCAGCCTTTGAAATATCGTGGGGTAGATACCAGATATAAT GTGTCTGTGATCAATGGGACGAGCATTTTTGCAAGTGACTATAACTTGAAGAGTATTGCTGCTGCATACTATGAAAGGAATG TAACTACAATCTTGACTGATTCCAACCCGATTTGGCTGGTGGGAAGAGCTGCAGAAGCACCATTTATAATTAATGTTATCATTCGATATCCCATGGAG TTGGTACCTATTATCCAGGTTTCTGGGAGACAATCAAGTTTGCCTGGATTCAGTATGTCAGTATTCTGCTAG
- the TMEM231 gene encoding transmembrane protein 231 isoform X1: protein MALYQLFSHPTERSYRAGLCSKAALFLVLVTALTYIPPLLVAFRSHGFWLKRSTYEEQPTVHFQHEVLLVAFLSSLSGEYLTWSTFPTFNHLHGDNVRVSMMMAREEDKNQDGKMDMLHFRLELPLKPTEHVLGVQLILTFSYQLTRMSRFVMQSMAFVQSSFPVPGAQLHVNGDLKLQQKQPLKYRGVDTRYNVSVINGTSIFASDYNLKSIAAAYYERNVTTILTDSNPIWLVGRAAEAPFIINVIIRYPMEVISYYPGFWETIKFAWIQYVSILLVFVWIFERIKIFVFQNQVVTTVPIMTQEESYKEHLS from the exons ATGGCCCTCTACCAGCTGTTCTCGCACCCGACGGAGCGCAGCTACCGCGCGGGGCTCTGCTCCAAGGCCGCCTTGTTCCTGGTGCTGGTCACCGCCCTCACCTACATCCCGCCGCTGCTCGTGGCCTTCCGGAGTCACG GTTTTTGGTTGAAGCGCAGTACCTATGAAGAGCAACCAACTGTCCACTTCCAACATGAGGTGCTGCTTGTGGCGTTCTTGAGCTCCTTGTCTGGAGAATACCTAACCTGGAGCACATTTCCCACTTTTAATCACCTGCATGGAGATAATGTTCGGGTGTCAATGATGATG GCCAGAGAAGAAGACAAGAACCAAGACGGGAAAATGGACATGCTACATTTCAGATTAGAGCTTCCTCTGAAGCCTACTGAACATGTCCTGGGAGTCCAGCTTATTTTGACGTTTTCTTACCAGCTGACT AGGATGTCAAGATTTGTGATGCAGAGCATGGCCTTTGTCCAGTCATCCTTCCCTGTCCCAGGTGCCCAACTGCATGTGAATGGAGACCTGAAGCTGCAACAGAAGCAGCCTTTGAAATATCGTGGGGTAGATACCAGATATAAT GTGTCTGTGATCAATGGGACGAGCATTTTTGCAAGTGACTATAACTTGAAGAGTATTGCTGCTGCATACTATGAAAGGAATG TAACTACAATCTTGACTGATTCCAACCCGATTTGGCTGGTGGGAAGAGCTGCAGAAGCACCATTTATAATTAATGTTATCATTCGATATCCCATGGAGGtcatttc CTATTATCCAGGTTTCTGGGAGACAATCAAGTTTGCCTGGATTCAGTATGTCAGTATTCTGCTAGTCTTTGTTTGGATATTTGAAAGAATCAAGATCTTTGTGTTTCAGAATCAAGTGGTTACCACAGTCCCTATAATGACCCAAGAGGAAAGTTATAAAGAGCACTTGTCTTAA